cttACTGTAAGGAATAAGAAGATATTGAGAGAGATTCTGCTATGATGTCATATAAAATGAAGGACCAAGTGAGGCTGTAGTTCAGTGAACATCTTGAGCTAAGCTGGCAGCaccatggggggaaaaaagcagtcTTGTGCACCTGCCAGCTCCTACTGCATCTGTTCTGTTGGCACATTCGCTTGTGCCAGATGTGCAATGACCAGACTGGGAAACTGCTTCTAGAGTGTTGAGGGGATGGTTATTTGGCTGGGCTAGATGTCTGCCAGAACTGTTTGCTGTGAGTTTGCACAAACCTTGGTGTTGGCGCAGCAGTACAATGACATGGGAgattgcttctgctttttcagtgaCACTCCTGTGTTAAGCTTTTTGAATTTCCCTCTTGGTTTAACCCCttcaaatgtaagaaaaagttAAGACATGGAAATATAGAGATAGGCTCAGGAAAAAAGCTTAGGATAATGGTTATATTACAAAATTAACAGTATCAATACCAAATGTTTTGATATCTGATGCCAAGCTTAATGCAAGAGTATTACTAATGCCAGCCCAAATACATGATGCTAAACTTGGCACTATTGCAATTGGCACTTTAAGTTAACAATAATTAGCAGACACATAATCTCCCTTAAAAATGCAGCAGTAATGTTATTAGCAAGGGTAGGAAAAAACAGTCTCTCTGAAAAGAAGGCAGATACTTCAGGTCTCTTAAACACACCTGAAGAGAGAgactaaaaattatttgaggAAAAAGGAATTTATATTATGTATAATACATATTACTTTATTGTGTATAAATAATGTAATATATTTAGCTTTATCCTTTaagtttttaaatacttttttcttccctccctcctccccccttccccctcctcccccccccccccccagaatgCCATTTTGAAAATGATCAAAGAATTTCACCTTTGGAATCTGCTCTGTCTTTCTGGACTTTActtgaaagggaagaaattaaactgGAAAAGCTTCATGAAGATATTCGTCGATTGATTCAAATTCAGGTCTGTGTGACATTCAAAAGGCTTCAGGATGCTACCTATTCATTCTGCTAAAACGGGGCTCCTTTCACAAAAAGCTTCGGCTATTAGCAGGCTGAACTGAATTTTCTAAGTTTGAAGTATTTTCAAGTAAAGAGTAAATAGATCTGTACAGAGGACCTTTTCCTATCTCAATTGCTTCCTGTTTGTCCCAGTTCAAAATTGTTTCAAAAGCTgctaatctgaaaaaaatgagatgtcAATTGAGATCAATTTCAGAACACTAGTATCTTgagctttaaaatatattatgaatagccttttttttttttgcttaaaataattctttgtaTTGGAAAACTTTTGATTTCAAAGAGAAACATGTAAAAACATGTTGACAGCTACTGGGACTGTGAAAGTCTTTCAGGGAAAGATGAAAGCAATACTTAGTAAATATGGGATATTTTGCATCAGTGAGGGTCCTTTTAAACACCTGATGGAGAGGTTTTAGGcatttatacatttatattattatattatttatatttatatacatttatacTTCAGAACTAACTTGTAACTAGATAATTGTtggtaaaaaaataatcttctaaTATataatctttttaaatataatcttCTGGATTTTGGAAGTCTTACAAAACTGTGAAAGCATGACTTCTCTTGTTTTTTCTAATCTTGGGTGAAATGTATTTCAGCATATCTTGTAATTATATTTGTTGTAGATTGTAGCAGTCCATATGGAAAACGGATATTTCAAGGAGGCTGCTGAAGTTCTTGAAAGGCTATTTACAGACTCCGAATCAGATAAGGTAGTAACTTGCTTAACTTGCATTAAGCTCTCTCATTGTCagaggagaagaggggaaggggtTTCCAAAGCTGCGTATCTTAGTCCTAATTACTGCCTATGCAGTCACTTACGTGCCATGGCACttgtaaatgaaaaaggaaatctgtGGCTAGGGGAATTGATAGACATAATGGGTCATCTGGGGGAGTAAAATGCTTCTAGCAGCAGTTGTTCTTCACTGTGGGCAGCATCAGTCTGAAACTCATCCCCTTTCCCACTTCATATGAAGAGTGGTGTCACTACAGATTCTGGGTATTTGATATTGCTGTTTTCTCAGAGTAAAGACAGCATAAACATGCTGGTAGAGACATAGTAACTCCCTAATAATCAGTCTGCTGACTTTTTTTGAGCCATTGCAGTGCACTCTGTTGTCTCTGATTAGTGTTCTACACACTGAAGCATCACAGGGAAGGAAAGCTCATTAGCATCTGTAGTATAGAGTGGATATTATGCCTCTCTCTGGAAAAGATAACGTATGTGGGTTGGGCCGCCTCCTGGTTTGATGTTGACTGCATCATTCAGAAAGATGCAAGTTTGAGTGCATCtctctgtttaaaataatagcTAGTGTACACACCTGAATTTGCTGGGGTGGAGAAAAGAGCAAGAGGAGGACtgcaggcaaaaagaaaaaaaggcaaaaatgctgCCTCTATCTTCCTCTGGTATATTAGACACTTGTTCTATGTAAACAGTAGCATGTGTATAACTTATTCTTCAGATATACTCTTCATTCAGAGGATTCAGATGTTCAGAAAGTGTAGGCTGTGGTAATAGTATTCAAATTCATAAATAAGAATACAACCGGTACACAGAAGTTAATTCTTGGCTGTATTGGTCTCTGTAAGATTTGGAGTGGTTGGTAGACAAAATGTGAGGTTGTGATTATCAGTATCAATGTGTCCTTAATGCTACTGTACTAAATAGTGCTTTTCCTAAACACTGTAAACCCCTTTTAAGAGCAGTCTTCTTGAGGcagcaaatgagaaaagagaaCCCAGTAATGACTGGCTTTTTCTGGGTGTTTTTGCTCCGTTGACAACCCTGCTTTCAGTGTTATTCATAAAGGGAATGAAAATGAGAACCTCTGGAAAGTTACACTTAACTATTTACTGAGCACATAAAGTAAACTCCTGGTATTATGCCTAGTTAACTTTAGAACCCTTTCAGACTGTAGCATGAAGTTGTATAGGCATATTCAGAAAACTATATAACTGTCATGTTTACCTTTGTGTATGTCCTGTTTAGTGTAGATGCCAAGTTTACCGCAGGATATATTTCTGTGTTGTATAAAGCTGTGCTTTTCTTAGCCTTTAAGGGTGAAGCTGACAACCATAATTAAAAGCAAGGATCCATATGTTCCCCTTCTCCAAAGCTTCAGTTACAATCTTTTGATAAGTAAAATCAAGTCTTACATTGAACTTTACATGAAAGAAAACGAAACTAACTTCTTGATACAGGTATGtcaaaactattttcaaaacTTATTTCAGAAAAGGTACCTGTTAAGATTAAATAGATTTATACTTTCAAGGGAGTTGTTTAGATGATACTCAGTTGTTGTATTAGATGAAAAGGAAGCTTTGTCTTCCTTTGGATTGTCttattcaactttttttttttttaaaattaatatatgctTAGGAAAAAGTTAGTAGGActcctttaaaatatgttttgtgaATGTTTTTTCCACAACTgttttgcttagaaaaatagttaggaaaaaagcataattaaaacGAGGTCTGTCATTAGTGTATGTTTAAGAGAAGCAATTCTGATCTGAGACTCTTTAAAAGATAATGTAACTGtatatttaatgtttattttaagtcTATATGACTTCTCATACTTAAGCTAAAAGATGAAGACCTGTTAATTTGGCTAAAAGCCTTAGGAATGTCAGAGGAGTTAGGGGATAGAAaacttttattgctgttttcctGTAAATAAAATAGCTCCTTACAAACCACGTTGCtcaaaagtgatttaaaattgGCAAGAACAACATTCCTGCTGCAGTTCATCTTCTGGAGGATTGTAAAGAATTTCTCTTATGTTTACTTCCTATAAAAGAATATTGGATTACTTGATTACAAAAGCACGAGCATCTAAAGgtaataagaatttttttataaataaaaaatatttattttaaataaacaaacctgAAGCTCCTCTggggttttcattttcttaccaGAAAGAGAGACTAGAGAAGTTACTAAAAGACATTCAAAGTATAATACAATATCTTTGAATGGTTTCACTTGGCTGTAAGTtttcaagtttattttccaAGGTTATTTCTTTGAACCTAAGAGGAGATAGAGGTTTGGAGGTGTCAAAGAACGCCTGGAACTCCAAAATGGCATACTTAGGCCCTCTGTGTTGCACCCCCACTGCCTGCACATCCGTCCTACTGCCTGCACCAATGTTGCAAATATTGCttctgaaatctttgctttGGACTGAGTTACTCTGGGACATGGAGGAGGCAACTTTGTGATGAGTTCACACTTCTGCTGTGCAATACATGTAACTGTTTCCCAGCAGCGTACCCTGCATTCTCTACAGAAAAATACTCTAGCTTTAACTGTtaatctctcttctctttcttctggtGCCATATGTAGaagcagaatcacagaatagtttgggctggaagggacctttaaaggtcatctagtccaacccccctgcaacaaatagggacatcttcaactagatctggttgctcagagccctgtccaacctgaccttgaatgtttccagggatggggcatctaccacctctctgggcaacctggtccagtgtttcaccaccctcactgtaaaaaaatttcttccttagatctcttctgaatctaccctctttcagtttaaaaccattaccctttgtcctattgcaacaggtCCAGCTAAAAaatttgtccccatctttcttataggcccccttgaagtattgaaaggctgcaataaggtctccctggagccagGCTGAACgaccccaactccctcagcctttcttcataggagaggtgctccatccctcagatcatttttgtggtcctcctctggacctgctccaacaggtccatgtctttcctgtgctgagggctccagagctggacacagtactccaggtgggatctcagcagagcagagtggaGTGGGTGAATcgcctcccttgacctgctggctacgcttcttttgatgcagcccaggatacagttggctttttGGGCTGCGAGTGCatattgttggctcatgtccagcttttcatccaacATAAGGTGGTCTACATTGCTAGACTTTCGTAGGCTCCTTTTTCTAGGTTATTGTCAAGCTTGGAATCTACTGTTAATGAAGTTCTTGTGCTTCAAGGAACTCTTATAGGTTAGCTGCTCTAAGAACAGTCTGCAGATAATGTATTACAAGGAAAAAGGACCtatacaaagaaaacattgatctgaataatttttctttataactttcatttccctttcaaaagaatgatttgggggtggggagaggggagacaAGTACAATTTGAAAGCTActgttaacttttaaaatacaatatcgtggatttaaacttttttttaactaaatcCTTTCTACCCATTTATCTGTATGGAAACATGTCCTCACTTTCATATGTGTTTTGCTACCATCAACCACTGTAAAAGAGccagtattttgaaaacttaCAGCTGAAAGATGTGGTAGTTTGGGTAGCTATGAAATTTCTGAGTGAAACGTTTTCTTCTGTGATTGGAAGTATTCTGTGACCAGAATATCTTCCAGTATTTTCATGGATGAATGAGTAAAAtagagaatttttttgtatttttctgactCTCATAAATGCTGAGAGATTCTGCAAGCTGTGAGGACGGGTTaagatttcaaaactgaaaattggaTGGATGGCAGAAACAGGAGGCAAAAGCAAGccctgaaagaagaaatagatgAAAAGTGGGAGCAACTGGCTAAGCAGAAAAGTAATTAATATTGGGCCTGTAGTGAATCTGTAGTGAATCTGTCACCTTTGAGTCATTTTGAGTGTTGCAAAACAGATCACCTTTTGAGATGTATAGACAGTGTTGGATGGAAGATGGTTGGCTCTGCTTAGTAATGATGGTGCACAACCaggttttttttatggtttgGGCAGTAAGTATACCTTAAGATGCTAGAGAAGAAAGTTGATAGCAAAGTGGCAAGAATGACCTCATGTGGactaagtgatttttttttttttttaaaaagatgttatttATTATAGCAAGTAAGTGGGAGAAATCTAGGGAAAAATACACATCTTACGATCCTCTGGACGTTCTATAAAGAGTAATGAAccattccctcctccttttGGGAATGGAGGAGAACTAATCTTAGTTTGTGGCTAAAAGTTTAGGCAGGATGTTATAAAGTTCTTTTGCTAATACAGGTAAAGGTTACATTACAAGCCTAAAGTCTGATTAGACATGAAGTCTAAAAAAGACATTAGTCTTTTGAAATTGTTAAGATATGCTTGATCCTGCCATGTGCTACAGAACTAGATGAACTTGTGAGGtctgtcatttttcatttctatattCATTTCTAATCTAGTTATAAAAATCCGACTTTGCAAATATTATCAAAGTACTCCAGTCTTAGTTAATCTCTGCAATGTATTTCACATATCTATATGTTCACTTATTATGCAAGTATTCattgtatttctgtgtgttCATATAAATATCACTTTCAGATATGACTAAAACTTCTGAGTTATTAGCTGATAAAGGTCTTGATGGATTTCAACTTAACACACTACAGTTGTTTTGAAGCTACTTATTTTAATGGTAATACCTCTGGAGGGTCTGTGAAACAAGCACTGTTAGTCCTAATAGAAAGTACACATATTAATCTTAGTGTAAACTACTAGCTAGGTACTGGCtggctttaaaattaaagtatTGATTTGATTTCTCACAGGCAGCCACAAAGCAGGTAGAGTCTAAAGGATTGGGAGCAGCAgcattgcaaaacaaaactgtgaatGTCAATGAAAACAACCAAAGGAATTTGGAAACAAAACGAAGGTTTGTATTAAGCACAGCCAAGGGACATGCTTGGACAGCAGCTTGAAACTTGTAGAACCAAGAGTAGGTAGAAGGAAGGATGTTAAATTCCAAACTGCTGTCCAATAGAAAATTAACTACAAGCGCATTCTCTATTTTTAAGTTTTGGCTTTTCTATGATTGTTACTTTTGGCATTTACATCAAATAGCTTGGCATTAAGTTTAAGTATTGTTGAAGATGcacatttttcagtgtaaacAGCTGTCAGTCTTGTATAACAATAAAAACATAGAAATACGtaactttcttttgtttttttttcctttatgcttGATTGAGCTCCTCTTAGTCCTGCCCTCCTAGTTTAAGGCAATGGGTTGTCTGGAGAAGAAATAGGATAAGGAAAGGGAATTAGTCTATTACTTTTTCCTTACAGCTAAACACAAGATGCTCTTACTTAGTGATACTAGTATGATGGGAAATAGTTATATTGCTTCATGATTCTGGCAATGTGAACCCTCAAAACAATTACatgctttttttaagaaatgctgGGGGAACTTGAAGCCCAgcattttcccccttcctttgaatttattttgaaaaatactaatACTCTAGATTTATCACCAATTTTTTTCATGGAGAATAAATCTAGTCTTTCGCTGGGATAGAGCTTCTATTTCTGGAGTTTTATACTTGGAATACTTGGCATCATTTAGTTAAAGAAATTGACTGATGCAGATAGAACGTACCGGAAGAGAAGccgtaagatttttttttttttttagaaggacAGCTCCTGACACAATTATGTCTGAGAGGTATGATGAAAGACTTGATCACAAAAACCTATGGAAATAATTCCTAGATTGTGAAGAAGGTATGAAAAAATACATGGGCAAAATACTTCATGTCTTCAACTAAATGTGTAAAGTCTTGTGTATTTCTCCTCCAGTATTAGGGAGGCAGTGTTAAGAGGGTTAGTGGATTGAAGGAGTTAGTGTTTGTATGCCACTGTTTCTATAGAGAAATCttggtattttctttcattcaaatATTGTTGAATCACATAGGAATCGCATGCTGcctaggaaattatttttttggcttttttttaaagatcaacGAAAGAGCAACACCGTATTACAAATCAGTCACCTGgagacataaaaaaacccacaataaggtaaaaattttttttgttcttgctcttGGTCATAAATGTTTCATGAAGTTCTGagtatttttacttcagttcTGTGTTCCTTGCAGGCCTCATTCAGGACGGAAACACAGAGTGAGAAGTGTTCTTCAGAGTGAGTATTAGCTTATTTTTTAcactttcaaagcaaaatcaTGTTAAAcactttcccccccaccctgcaatAAATGGGTTGGTTGTTTGATAACTGCTATCCAATGTCACTGGATTAATAGAAAAATTATTatggtgaaaaaaaccctcccaacCGTTGTGTATGGTTTCTGCCCAAATGCAAATTTGGTGCTTGCAACATTTAGGAAACTATGAAATGGCTTAAGGTTCTCTGGCAACTTGTTTCACAATATCATTCACTATTTTCTGGTTCacttggggttttgtttcacTGGGATTTACGGTATTCTATGCAAAAGAAAGCTGACAGAGGAGTACTGAACCTAACCTAGGTTAGAAGTCAGAGACAACTGTGGGGTGAAGGAACTAAAGAGGTTGGCTGATTGGAAAAACAAATTGTAGTGTAAAATGCACAAAGTTAGGATGTTCATCCATCTTCCTggtattacttttttaaaacttacaaCATGGGttatataatatttataagTAGATTCTGAAAACCATTAGCACCCTCTTACCACAAAGATGACATTTATAGCGTCTGCATGTGGTCACGTTGTACTTGGAAGGACAAACTCTTAAGATGCCTTGGATGCTTGCCACAGTTAGAACCTGACGTGTTCTGTGGAAGTGATGGGACCTGTATACAAAGTATCATAGCCCTGCTGGTTAGTTTCCGTTCTCTCTATGTAAAATGAGAGCAGTATGTATAGTAAAAACATTTCATGTTGGTTTTACCAACAATGTTTCATTATTGTGTACCAATTTTTACCTAattgtttaaaatgcaattcTTCTGTGAGCTCTATTGCATAGAAAATATAGTGACTCTTTTGAACAGGCTATTTTTGAAGTCCTTGGACTAAGATGAGATtcatgtgtatgcatatataaagGTATATTCAATATAAACAGACACTGAAATGTTCGCAGTCTGTCAAAGCATATCAAAATAATGTACATTGTTGTCTCATGTAAATGGTAGAATGCAAAACTGCTGCCTTAATGTTGACTCCTCATCGGTCTGGATGTATATTAACTGTCTTCTAGGTCTGAACAGCTTacaaaatgtggaaaaacaTGGAGATGCTCTGGCTTGTGGTCGAAGAAGACAGGTTTGTACCCATTCTCTAATCTAAATGGAGATAAAACTAATCTTCACtgcatagaattttttttttcccaacttaATTTGATTCTGTCTCCAAAATGCCTGGGTTTAAGATTCTCCACATTACCCAAGCTGTGCTACAGCTCCTGAAACTGTTTTTTAAGTTCTAATTCCTGCCCTTAAAAAAgaagaggactttttttttgtgcagtcTCAAATATCGGTGCTAATGCTTATGAGCCTTTAATTTGGTGAAATACACTGTTACTAAAACTTAGTCTGAGTCTTCTTAAAacatgtgaaaaaataaaaaattctttccaCTTTCTGGGTTAAAGAATTCAGGATGTCATTTGTCCATGAGAGTTTTGGACAAACATCAAATACTTCTTGCTTTCCCACTTAGAAGGTTAAAGATTTAGCAATATTATAATTCAATACTTCATTCATGTGAGGTGAAAACATATATTTACTTGGGAAACTATTCTAGtttttataaagcaaataatAGGGTCTTTTTATAATACTACATTTCATATAGTCCTTTGCATTCTCTTCATGGGTAAGCCTACTTCATtgaattacttaaaaataattatactgTGTTCACTAATGCTAGAATTCCCTATTGGTGGGAAGTACAGAAGCGTATGCCTTAATAGAAGGGAATTTGAAGTTGATTTGATGTTGGGGTGAAATGTTACAAACTGATTTTTGCATGTAGCCGATTTTCTTCAGTTACGATAAAATGATAAACACTTCTcaatgaaattaatattaaataaatgtattccCACTGTTGAACTCCTCTTGAGAATATTTCTTAGGAAGCAATATGGAGTCTTTCTGTTTAGATAACAGTGCAAGTTATCAACATACATCCATTTTGGTGTGAGCTGTTTCATCTTTCTGATGTTCATTTTGacacttcatttttcacataaCAGGGAAGGACAAACCTGCATAtgtggggttggtttgttttttttttttttcagactgtccTTGAGGAGAGTTGTACTTATTCCTAGTcctttaagtatttttattgaagTACTGGTTAGATCTTCAGTTACATGCTGTCCTCAAACTGGTTGAGGTCCTAATGAGAGCTCATCTATTCTTGGAGGTTAAACCCCCTGCTAcataaaaacagtttttcacTTTCTCACAAATCTCAGGAATAGTTAAATCACTGAGAGCCTCCTTAAAAGCTGCAAATACAGCCAGTTCcctaaaaaccaaaatactggTGCTTACTGGATTTGCTTGTTACTTTATTCCAATTTATACTTGGATAGGTACCTTGTCAGCCAGTTGCTGGTAAGCATGCACACTTccatcagtcttttttttcaacatCAAGTTTTAAACTAATTGGACCACAAATGACTGGGAGCTAATGACAGCTTTATATTCACCTATTCTTATGTTGAGGTAGTTTGTTATGGGGTCAGCTGCAAGCACTATATCCTGGTCTAGGTCTTGTGCACAGATCTcgctagaaaaaaaatagatgtcaCGTGCTTAATTCTGTTGTTATAGTTCAACCTTAATTGAAATGTACAGACTAAATTTATAGAAAACTATATCTGATAGTAGTGAAGAACTCATTGAAAATTCTATAAAAgcttgaaattaaaattcagaactATGTTTCTTTAAACACTTAGAAAATTAGGCATTTGCTGTCTGCCTGAAATTTATGCCACACTCCCTGCCAGTGAGACCTTGCATAAATACTGTATAGAAAGCAATGATATTGGCCTTTTAAACAATAGATCTGCTCCTCTGCTTAATTATCTGGGTTATAAAATTGTCTGTATGCATGAAAGAATGCAGTGAATGTCAGAGCTGTTGACTTCTCTAGAACTTCCTTTTCCATGTAGTCCCTCTTTCAATGTTGGCATTGTTTGCTCTTGTTTTGTAAATGGCATTTCACTGCAATGGTTCAGTGCCTGTTTTCAGCCTTtcattgctgtgttttcagttaGCTGCATACAACAGTCTGCAGTGCTATTGAAAGGAAGTGtactttattttctcattcctAAATTAGGCGACACAAGTGTCACAGATTTTAGGGAACTGTTTGTACTCAACTTCATGTCCTGTGTGTGTATGGCCTGTGAGTTGTCTAAAATATGACTGACACTTTGCTTAAATTAAAGAATGTGTCTGAAAATCTGGGTTTTCAGAATTTAGTCAGAcctgtatggaaaaaaaaaccccatatgtTTAAACtcaggggggtggggaggaaatcAGAAGAGTCCCAGAATGCATAATCCAAAGGAAGACAAGTTACTAGAGCAGAACTGCCTCTAAGGAATAACAAGATCTTTAGATATGTGAGGGTATGTTACACAGTCTGTCTGGCAAACTTAAGCTTGCTCTGCCAGCATTCTGAGCTAGCCAAATGTCACATTGCTGTGGAGTAGGCGCTGTGATTATGTTAGCTCAAGCATAGTGCTGCATTATGTCTGGTCTCTCAACCAGTCTTGCCAGCCTGTAACAGTGCGATGCTAAAGTCTATGTAACTGCCATCCCAGAGGGCACTGGCAGTTTGttagcgtgtgtgtgtgtggaggcaAGTTACTGCTCTGTGTAGttcttcagtgaaaagaaaaaaatgagtcgGACTGTGGTTTACCTATAAGGCAGGCTCCTTGTTTATATGTTAAATTgaagaaatctattttttaaaaagctcaaTGTAAGcaattgaaaagcaaaacaagcaaaaaaacaacccttttAACAGCAAATGTAATGATTAATTACAAGTAACAAGGGTTGTGATTGTTGCTGGAAGTATTTGAATTATCTGGTGCTGTAGGTCAAGCATAACTCTGTTACTTgaataaagattttatttaggAAAGTTTTCTGGCATGCTCTGAAATGAGATGAACTAGATGGTTCCAATGGAATCTCTGGTCttttaataatagtaaaaaaaaaatccaccattCACTGCTAATGTTGCCAAAGTTCTGTGGAAGAGGAAGTATTGGAAAAAGGAAGCCTTCTTGATAAAAGGTAGACTACTTTAGAGAAGTTTTAGGTTTCTAACTGTTTAGAAACACATCTGAACTGCTACCACTCTTAATTCTTTCACTGGTTAGTGAGGTTTATCAGCGATCGTAGTTTCTTCAAGAGGCACCAATAGTTGCATTAAGCTGGAATAAGTCCAACTTTCAGATGTGAAGTTTGATCTTCACATACCTCAGCTTGCACTTTGTGTAGATGCCAAACCTTTGCTTGTTGCAGAATAACCAGAATACAGTTTTGATCAGGCTGAATGTTACCTAAGCTCCTTCCCCCCAAGAGACACCCGCTGCCTTTCACCTCGGAGTGCTGCTGCCACTTTTAGCAGCTTAAATTCGAGAGAGGGGGGGAACCATGCAGAATGGCACTCAAAGTTGCCACCTGGCCCATCCCCTGTGCCTGAATTGTTGTTGCTCTTAAGAGCAGAATCTTTTAAGGATCCCCAGAAGGGTTCCAGCTCATtaggagagaagaaataaataaataataataataaaaaccaaaaacaccctCTCATCCATGgagattaaaatttttttatctGAGCATCCTTGGACACATGGACCTCTTGTGCCACTGACAGTCATACTGGCTGGCCCTGGATTGTCCTGCCCAGCCACGTCTTGTGCACAAGCAGGATGGTATGCATTTGTCTAATGACAGCAGCCATGAGATTTACATTTCCACTGGGTACATTATTTGCAGAGTTAAGTGATGTTTGTTCCTCTGTAATTCACAGATTTCCTCTGTACTTACACAGTTCTGCTAGTTGGCTTTATCAAGTTTAAATTTGTGTAAGCTGAGGCTATTCCTTTGCAActgcattttccctttctaCCCAGTTCT
This sequence is a window from Pelecanus crispus isolate bPelCri1 chromosome 2, bPelCri1.pri, whole genome shotgun sequence. Protein-coding genes within it:
- the TERF1 gene encoding LOW QUALITY PROTEIN: telomeric repeat-binding factor 1 (The sequence of the model RefSeq protein was modified relative to this genomic sequence to represent the inferred CDS: deleted 1 base in 1 codon), producing MAAAREGAGPGEREPDRWRGRGRRPLARGLKMAGAAGSSPGGAGGSGGRASSPPPAEVEVVAADWMLEFACCCLCRHFGEECAAEFWRWRDVAQALINGLSKIPTHQKKTVYLCQLLIRTAKGKNLECHFENDQRISPLESALSFWTLLEREEIKLEKLHEDIRRLIQIQIVAVHMENGYFKEAAEVLERLFTDSESDKPLRVKLTTIIKSKDPYVPLLQSFSYNLLISKIKSYIELYMKENETNFLIQAATKQVESKGLGAAALQNKTVNVNENNQRNLETKRRSTKEQHRITNQSPGDIKKPTIRPHSGRKHRVRSVLQSLNSLQNVEKHGDALACGRRRQRWTYKEDLELKSGIREFGVGNWAKILVHGDFNNRTSVMLKDRWRTLCRIEQG